The following is a genomic window from Chitinophaga caseinilytica.
CACGCCGATTTCGAGGACGGAGAATGAAAAATCGGGCACACCTTCCGGAACGGTCACCGTTCCTTCGAAAAGCTGCATGGCGATGGCGGTAAGGCTCAGCGTTTTCCCGGGCGCGAGCCCGGCCGTGATGGCCCAGTCGGGGTTATCCTCCGTTTTCCGGAGCGCGCACAGGAGGAAGTTGCCCGTCCCCACCTCGAAAATACCGTACAGATCGCCCAGCACGTTTCGCGTGAGGGGGTCGGTGAGGTTGTAGATATTGAACCCGATGGAAATCTTCGTGATGGAAAAATACCCTTCGATGACGGGCCAGGAAGAAGCGGTGGCCACTTCGAACTGCAATTGCGTGAGCACGCTGGTGGTGGCGTTGAAATTGACGAACAGCGCGTTGATATCGATTTGCGGAATACTGCTTAAGCCTGCGGGCAGGGAGTTCATGAAATCCGTTCCGCCCGCCAGGGCGAGCAGGTCTGAGAAGCTGGGCAACGTTACCTTTTCGCCGGGTTGCAGCCCGAAAGCCCATTCCGTAGTGCTTCCCAGGCTGGCGCCGAGGTACGCCGGCACGTTGACGCCGCCCAGCACGAAGGTGCCGGTTACACTGGCGGTGGTTTGCCAGTTTGCGGCAGGCGCCTGTTTGGTGAGCGTAAGGTTTACCTGGAGCCCCGGTAGCAGGAGAATTTGTTTGTCCACGATCGTCCAGCCGTTGGTCACGGAAACGCCGATGGTAAAGTAAGTGATGGATTTTATATTGACGTTGTACGAAACATCGAAACTGTTGATCTGGATCCCGGTGAGCGCGCCGGCCAGCACGGAAGGGAGGAACTGCGTGATGTCTTGCCCCGCCAGCAGGGAACTGATTTCCGCCGGGGTGAGGTTTTGATCGCCACCCTCGGCGATGCCGATCTGCCAGTCGCCGCCCGTACCGCTTTGCAGCACGATGGGAATGCCGCTGCCGGATACGCCTTTGCTGGTCACGTTGAGGTTGAACCGGAAGCTTTGCAGACTGAATTTTTCCGACAGCGTTTTGTTGAAGGAGATGTTGCCCGCCGTGATCCAGTCTAAAACGGGGAGGGTAGGCGTGTAGCTGGCCGGGAATATGGCATCCACGGCCCCTACCACCTGGTCTTCCTGCACATCGAAAGTGAGCGTCAGCGCGAGGGTTTTATATCCCAGCAGTCCCGACGTCCCTTTCACGGTCACCGAATCCGCTCCGGGCGCGGGTTTTTCGGCGTTGGTGAGCAGGAGCGTTTCCTGTTGCAACACATCCTGGAAGAACGTGTCCATGAAATCCAGCCCGAAATCTGCCGGGGTAATGAGCATGTCCCCGTTCGGCTGGATGGGGATGGCTTCCATTTTCTCGATGATCTGTGCTATCAGTGAGGGCATAATGAGGTGAATTGTCAGTTAACAGGAAGTGCTTCGTGCAGGCTTACATCTTCAACATGCAGCGAATTGGTAATGGAGGTTTGCAGCAGGAGCAACCGGGCGGCATATCGCGCGTCTCCCAACGGCTGTACCTGCTGCTGGTCGACGATCGCAGTGGTCGGGATGTTGGGAAAAAAGGTAGGCAGGGCGTACGTAACGGGAAGCTGCTGGGTAGCTGGGGGTGGATTGGGATTGTCTATCGTCACGGAGTTGGTGATCTGCACCTGGGCGCCGATAGAATCAACGATCTGCTGCATACCTATCCGGTAATAATAAATGGGGATGTCCAGCTGCGAAAGGTCGGTCAGGCATTGGTTGCCCGCCAGTACGTAGAAGTCCGGAAGGTCGGGTGCCTGGTAATTGCGCGCATCCACTTCAAGCTGTCGCCTGACGAGCGTTTGCATCGTGTACAGCTGGCCGGTGGCATTTAATGGGTTGAAGTAGTAGGGGGCGATATAGGTATTCTTGAATTCCGCGGTAGCGTAAGGGATGTATCGCACTACCACATTGTTCAGCCGGGTGAACCAGGCATCGAAAGCAAGGTTTTGCTGCGCGGCCCGCAATACCGTCATGCCGTCTGCAAACCCCGTCAGCAAAGCTGGCTGGTCTATCGGCACATATTGCTTGTTGCGGATGCCTTCCCATTGCCACAACCGGTTCTCCTTGTAATCGGGTTCGTATTTCTGGTCCAGGAAACAGTTATTCCCGGTGGCAGTCGGCGGTGGGGTTACCCAGGTGAAATCCTGTGCATTCAGGAAGAGCCCGTTGATCCCGCCTATCGGTAATCCAAGACCATCTATCAGGCTGGTGGCGCCGATGGAGTCGGTAGCCTTGTTCAGTGATATTTCCATATCTATCAGGTACGGCAGGTACGCTTTCACCCGGAGGTTTTCCAGGTGAAGGTCCTGCATGGAAAAGCTGCAGGCCAGCGCGGCGATCGCCCCTTCCGTGAGGTAAAACGTCCGGATAACGGCCGCGGCATTTTGGCTTTTGAAAATGAGGTAGTCGCTCTGCGCAAAAGGGTAATATCCGTTGAATTGTATGGACGTGCCAGACAGATCGTTGTTGAGGTATTCGATGTAACCATACGCGGCGCGCAACGGCAGGGGCGGGCCGGCCAGATATGTCGACTGGTAATTGCGTGGCAGGATGCCGTAGACGGGTACGGGTAATCCTGTAAATCCGGGATGGGTAGTCTTGTAAGCCGCCAGTTGTGCGTTGTAAATCTCGAAAAGACTGGCCGTCATAAACCTGGGAACAATGGCGTTGACAACGTCCGACCGGCCCGCCAGCAGACAGTCTGCCTCAATATCGCTGGGTTTGTACACGAGTCTTTTCACTTCGGTAACCGGGTTGTAATCAAACAATCCTACAACATCCACATTAAATGCAAGGATCAATACCTGTGTACCGCCTTTGTGGAAATCGGAACCGGTGGACCGGATGGCGGTCAGCTCCTGTATGGCGTTAATGGTGTTAGGCGTCAGTGCGTCGAAGAAGGCTTCGAGCAGGGCTTTATCGGCATACAGCCGCCGGCACGCCTGCTCGATATTGCCTGTAAAATGATTATAGAGCAATTGAAGCGCGCCGGTGGAAACCGTGAACGTGTTCCTGAAAGCCAGGCGGCTGGCGGGGTAGTTGTTCAGGATGTTGGTATTGAAATATTGCTCGTACGTCTGGTTGTTGGGGATGTTGAGCCGTAATGCCTGGTCTACCGCCGTGCCGATAAACAAATCAAACATCTTTGCCATTTCATTCATGAGGTTGGCGGATCTCACGGCAGTTCGCACAAAGCTGTAGTTGGCTGCGCCGAGATTGGTGGCCAGCGTTGTTCGGAAAAATGTTTGTGCATCTTGCAGATAGTCGAGGTACAATGATGCGCGATAGTTGTCTGGTGGTGTAACGCGCAGGGCTTTCAGTTCGGCGACCAATTCAGGATATGTCATAACAATAAGGTTTTTCGGACAATACGCGACACGTACACCTGGCGCATGTTTGCGCGAGATGAGCCATGGTGCACCAACACCGGGTACCTGGAATGTTGGTTGTACCAGCTGCATAGCAGGGCTACGTGACTAGTTGATCACAATAAAAACTCAGCAGGAAGATGAATGATGAATTACTGATTACGGGTTTAATGGATTTTACAATGAATCTATTTTAGGGCTAGACGATCAGTTAAATAGGGCGATATGAATGTAGCACTATTTCTTTTATTTCGACAAAAGTATTTTAGCAAAAATAAAAACTTAACAATTCAATTCGTACATGAATACAGCTTTTTCGTACGGTGAAAAACAGCTTTCATTTATAGCCTGTCTTTCATGAATAATATATTTTATAAATATTTTTACATTTCTCTATAATTGCCTGTCATGGCCGGTTGCGGCTGCTGCAAAGGTATGTTGCCGGATGTCCGACTTGTTTGAGTTTTCAACTGATGCAACGGGTTTTCAATTGACGGGAATTACCTGTTGCGGATTCATGCCTCCTGCGGCTAATGCATTCGTGATGGTGGGCGTTAGCAGCAATGAGCGCGCCGGGTTGCCCGGCGGATTAGCCAACGGAAATACCTGTGCCTGGTATACGATGGTGGTGGTGGGAATGTTGGCCAGGAACGTAGCCCGTCCCAGCACCGGCGCCACCTGGAATGGAACGGTGGCCGGCGGCGGCGCGGCATTGTTGATCGTTACCGTGGCAGGGATTGGCACCTGCGCGCCGTTGGAGTCGATGATTTCCTGCATGCCGATCCGGTAATAGTAAATCGGTATATCCACCTGCTGGAGGTCGGTCAGGCATTGCACGCCCGCCAGCGACAGGAAGTCAGGGTTCGCGCCAGGCACATAATTGTTCGCTTTCGCGGTAAGCTCACCTGTGATGAGCTGTTGTAACGTATATGCATTGCCGGTCGCATTCATGGGGTTCAGGTAATACGGCGTAACGAAACTGTTCTTGAAAAAGGAAGTAGGATAGGGGAGATAGCGCACCACAACATTGTTCAGCCGCGCGAACCAGCCATTGAAAGCAAGGTTCTGCTCCGCGAACGCCAGTACCGTCATTCCATCTGCAAAGCCCGTCAGCAGCGAAGGTTGATCGATCATCACATTTTGCTTGTTCCGTGTGCCGGACCATGTCCATAAACGGTTCTGATAGAACACTGTTTCATAGTCCTGGTCGAGGTAACAGTTTGCCCCTGAAGCGGTGGGGGCAGGGGTGCTCCATCCGAATTCCTGCGCATCGAGGTACAACCCGTTGATGCCGCCGGCCGCCAGCCCGAACACGTTCGCGATGAGCACCGTCGACTCAATGCTGTTCGAAGCCTTCGCCAGGCTTACTTCCATGTCTATCAGGTAAGGCAGGTACCCTTTTACCCGTACGTTTTCCAGGTGGAGGTCCTGAATGGAAAAGCTGCATGCCAGCGCGGCCGTTGCGCCTTCCGTCCGGTAGAAAGCCTGTGTGATGGCGGCGGCGTTCTGGCTTTTGAAGATCATGTAATCGCTTTGCGCGAAAGGGAAGTAGCCGTTATACTGGATGGTGGTGCCGGAAAGATCGTTGTTGAGATATTCGAGATATCCGTAGGCGGCGCGCACCGGCAGGGGTGGCCCGCCGACATGTGCCGATTGAAAGCTGCGCGGCAGAATACCGTAAGTCGTTACC
Proteins encoded in this region:
- a CDS encoding DUF4135 domain-containing protein, producing MNRTQLEAILRAMGVTPPDVNRASLYLDYLQQAQTFFQTTLAANIGAPNYSFVRTAVRSANLLNEMAAMFDLYIGAAVDAALLLNVPNNETYQQYFDNNILTPGYPGTRNTFRGIYTVSTNALLQLYNHFTGNIQQACQRVYADRNALGTFFDELSPNTTNVVWGLSRIKSTGSDFHKGGKQVLIFTLTVDVTEAAGDTTMTTDKRIVYKPSDIETDCLLAGKSAVINAITPGFMTASLFEIYNTQLAAYKLANPAFTGLPVTTYGILPRSFQSAHVGGPPLPVRAAYGYLEYLNNDLSGTTIQYNGYFPFAQSDYMIFKSQNAAAITQAFYRTEGATAALACSFSIQDLHLENVRVKGYLPYLIDMEVSLAKASNSIESTVLIANVFGLAAGGINGLYLDAQEFGWSTPAPTASGANCYLDQDYETVFYQNRLWTWSGTRNKQNVMIDQPSLLTGFADGMTVLAFAEQNLAFNGWFARLNNVVVRYLPYPTSFFKNSFVTPYYLNPMNATGNAYTLQQLITGELTAKANNYVPGANPDFLSLAGVQCLTDLQQVDIPIYYYRIGMQEIIDSNGAQVPIPATVTINNAAPPPATVPFQVAPVLGRATFLANIPTTTIVYQAQVFPLANPPGNPARSLLLTPTITNALAAGGMNPQQVIPVN